Proteins encoded by one window of Arachis ipaensis cultivar K30076 chromosome B04, Araip1.1, whole genome shotgun sequence:
- the LOC110271632 gene encoding uncharacterized protein LOC110271632 encodes MGTPYPLTMGSPPTVFHILILPFSLFAVYYSTTIPFSHSSFLTLLRHLLYFTISFTIIDRHSCHRPLLRHSPPRRSLSSGVVSFPSPLLLLPPLRYSLRCIPLLHHLFSARRLLESIAADATTATGCPSSNPLPSSHQLDFRMDSFSLTPIENNNETEPTQDDEGQAIEAHVQGTQEEGQEETQEGG; translated from the exons ATGGGGACCCCGTATCCGTTGACAATGGGTTCTCCTCCGACAG TATTTCATATTCTCATTCTTCCCTTCTCACTTTTCGCCGTCTACTACAGTACTACTATCCCATTCAGTCATTCTTCCTTTCTCACCTTGCTGCGCCATCTACTCTACTTTACTATCTCATTCACCATCATCGATCGCCATTCCTGCCACCGGCCACTCCTGCGCCACTCGCCACCGCGTCGTTCTCTCTCTTCAGGCGTGGTGTCTTTCCCCTCTCCACTCCTGCTGCTTCCGCCTCTTCGCTACTCGCTGCGTTGCATCCCACTGCTCCACCATCTTTTTTCTGCTCGTCGTCTACTGGAGAGCATAGCTGCTGATGCTACAACAGCCACCGGTTGTCCCTCTTCCAATCCTCTTCCTTCTTCCCATCAACTTGACTTCAG GATGGATAGCTTTAGCTTAACTCctattgaaaataataatgaGACAGAACCAACTCAAGATGATGAGGGTCAAGCAATTGAAGCACATGTTCAAGGAACACAAGAGGAAGGACAAGAAGAAACACAAGAGGGAGGATAA